In Dermacentor andersoni chromosome 4, qqDerAnde1_hic_scaffold, whole genome shotgun sequence, the following proteins share a genomic window:
- the LOC126536701 gene encoding uncharacterized protein — MRRLQNHMEENELYPHSMFGFRARLSTQDVLLQIREEVLSNISLNGEPIIMALDVKGAFDNVSHEAILTGLDNLNCGMKIHSYVKAFLSNRTATIGLGELRSEKFNTPNKGTP, encoded by the coding sequence ATGAGGAGGCTACAAAATCATATGGAAGAAAACGAGCTGTACCCCCACAGCATGTTTGGTTTCAGAGCCAGGCTCTCGACCCAAGATGTACTCCTGCAAATCAGAGAAGAGGTACTGAGCAATATCTCGCTCAACGGAGAGCCCATCATCATGGCACTGGacgtcaaaggcgcctttgacaacgtaagccacgaagccatcctGACAGGACTAGACAACCTAAATTGCGGCATGAAAATACACAGCTACGTCAAGGCATTTTTGTCCAACAGaacagcaacaatcggcctgggTGAGCTGAGATCCGAAAAGTTCAACACCCCAAACAAAGGCACACCGTAG